The following proteins come from a genomic window of Streptomyces sp. Sge12:
- a CDS encoding YihY/virulence factor BrkB family protein: MQPAKETPERIPGRLHRARALYRNVSKRKMGWLLLKDTVNSCIEYRILGLAAEAAFFTLLSLPPLFLGLLGLLGYVDGWTDTRTVESIEENILRAVGTVLSDRGVNDIARPLLDDVTGRGRPDLISLGFAFALWSGSRAVNVFIDTITVMYGLDGHRGIVKTRLLAFLLYIIALLIGAIVLPLMVVGPDAVVRLVPWGTEVIAVLYWPTVTLLSIAFLTTLYHVSVPVRSPWIEDVPGALVALAMWVLGSFLLRIYLTNTVEGPTIYGSLAAPVAVLLWIGISAFAVLVGAAVNAAIDRVWPSVATAAAREANERAREAEAAQLIARAAAWRAMAEGESEDDEDAGMPSEFPERWSKFLPPEDYHSRLRKH; encoded by the coding sequence GTGCAGCCAGCAAAAGAAACACCCGAGCGGATCCCAGGACGGCTCCACCGGGCCCGGGCCCTCTACCGCAACGTCTCGAAGAGGAAGATGGGCTGGCTGCTGCTGAAGGACACCGTCAACTCGTGCATCGAGTACCGGATCCTCGGGCTGGCCGCCGAGGCGGCGTTCTTCACACTGCTCTCGCTGCCGCCGCTCTTCCTGGGCCTGCTGGGTCTGCTCGGCTACGTCGACGGCTGGACCGACACCCGGACGGTCGAGAGCATCGAGGAGAACATCCTGCGGGCGGTCGGCACCGTCCTTTCCGACCGGGGCGTCAACGACATCGCGCGGCCCCTCCTCGACGACGTCACCGGACGCGGCCGCCCCGACCTGATCTCGCTCGGCTTCGCCTTCGCCCTCTGGTCGGGCTCGCGCGCCGTCAACGTCTTCATCGACACCATCACCGTGATGTACGGGCTCGACGGCCACCGCGGCATCGTCAAGACCCGGCTGCTGGCCTTCCTGCTGTACATCATCGCGCTGCTCATCGGGGCGATCGTGCTGCCGCTGATGGTGGTGGGCCCGGACGCGGTCGTACGGCTGGTGCCCTGGGGCACCGAGGTGATCGCGGTCCTGTACTGGCCGACGGTCACCCTGCTGTCCATCGCCTTCCTGACCACGCTCTACCACGTGTCCGTGCCCGTGCGCTCGCCGTGGATCGAGGACGTGCCGGGGGCGCTGGTGGCCCTCGCCATGTGGGTGCTGGGCTCGTTCCTGCTGCGGATCTACCTGACCAACACCGTGGAGGGGCCGACGATCTACGGATCGCTGGCCGCGCCCGTGGCCGTACTGCTGTGGATCGGCATCTCCGCCTTCGCGGTGCTGGTCGGCGCCGCCGTCAACGCCGCGATCGACCGGGTCTGGCCCTCCGTGGCCACCGCCGCGGCGCGCGAGGCGAACGAGCGGGCGCGCGAGGCGGAGGCCGCCCAGCTGATCGCGCGGGCCGCCGCCTGGCGGGCGATGGCGGAGGGCGAGTCGGAGGACGACGAGGACGCCGGGATGCCGTCGGAGTTCCCGGAGCGCTGGTCGAAGTTCCTGCCGCCCGAGGACTACCACTCCCGGCTGCGCAAGCACTGA
- a CDS encoding class I SAM-dependent methyltransferase, producing MFRPELPGEDDRIDLGALAYDDFTLARLLALGAGPGWRCLDVGAGTGTVARLLLERAGVTEVLAVDRDTAFLRAHPTAGLTPLEADITALDFSPGRFDLVHARFVLMHLRNWPRMIGKLASLVAPGGVLVLGDAVDLTTPAAPTTVYGRVMRAMWQGLRESLGTDVSWVPDCPRHLREAGLLSVGAEILVPPLLPGSAISRFWAGTWDRAREPMKATGLVDDAAIDAAIRYLDSPECAALSPGLLTAWGVRGPA from the coding sequence GTGTTCCGCCCGGAGCTGCCGGGCGAGGACGACCGCATCGACCTCGGCGCGCTCGCCTACGACGATTTCACCCTGGCCCGGCTGCTGGCGCTGGGGGCCGGGCCCGGCTGGCGCTGCCTGGACGTGGGCGCGGGTACGGGCACCGTCGCCCGGCTCCTCCTGGAGCGGGCCGGAGTCACGGAGGTCCTGGCCGTCGACCGGGACACGGCCTTCCTGCGGGCGCACCCGACGGCCGGTCTCACCCCGCTGGAGGCGGACATCACCGCCCTGGACTTCAGTCCGGGCCGGTTCGATCTGGTGCACGCCCGGTTCGTGCTGATGCACCTGCGGAACTGGCCGCGGATGATCGGCAAGCTCGCCTCGCTGGTCGCCCCCGGCGGTGTGCTGGTCCTCGGCGACGCGGTCGACCTGACCACCCCCGCCGCGCCCACGACCGTGTACGGCCGGGTGATGCGGGCGATGTGGCAGGGGCTGCGGGAGAGCCTGGGCACCGACGTCTCCTGGGTGCCGGACTGCCCGCGGCACCTGCGGGAGGCCGGCCTGCTGTCCGTGGGGGCCGAGATCCTCGTCCCGCCGCTGCTGCCGGGCAGCGCCATCAGCCGGTTCTGGGCCGGTACGTGGGACCGGGCGCGGGAGCCGATGAAGGCCACCGGGCTGGTGGACGACGCGGCGATCGACGCGGCGATCCGCTACCTGGATTCGCCGGAGTGCGCCGCGCTCTCCCCCGGTCTGCTCACCGCCTGGGGCGTGAGGGGCCCGGCCTGA
- a CDS encoding acyl-CoA dehydrogenase family protein, whose product MAATTHTVSNQAPPLVGHDVYGGDRALTEGVERHLASADPELLGEVRQELTDLGRAAGSAQAQEWGVQSNENPPELRTHDRYGNRIDEVDFHPAWHRLLGHAVTSGLTDAWGRPAGHLRRAAGFFVWSQAEAGHGCPISMTHAAVPALRADPELAAEWEPRLTSHVYERGLRPAAEKGGVLFGMGMTEKQGGSDVRANTTAAVPLDASGEYLLTGHKWFCSAPMSDGFLVLAQAPGGLTCFLVPRVLPDGTRNVFAIQRLKDKLGNKSNASSEVEFDGTWARRVGEEGRGVRTIIEMVAATRLDCVIGSASLMRQALTQAVHHAEHRSAFGALLIDQPLMRNVLADLALESEAATTLTLRLAAANDAGTEQEKAFLRLAVPAAKYWVTKRCTPMVAEALECLGGNGYVEESGLPRLLRESPLNSIWEGSGNVQALDVLRALQREPQALNAFLQEVGLARGADHRLDSAIKDLLTDLADLDGIEARARRVVERMALVLQGSLLVRWAPPEVADAFCASRLGGDWGAAFGTLPHTLDLRAVVERARITG is encoded by the coding sequence ATGGCAGCCACCACCCACACAGTCAGCAACCAGGCCCCGCCCCTGGTGGGCCACGACGTCTACGGCGGCGATCGGGCCCTCACGGAGGGCGTCGAGCGTCACCTCGCATCCGCCGATCCCGAACTCCTCGGCGAGGTAAGGCAGGAGCTCACCGACCTCGGGCGCGCGGCGGGTTCCGCGCAGGCCCAGGAATGGGGTGTGCAGTCGAACGAGAATCCCCCCGAACTGCGGACGCACGACCGGTACGGCAACCGGATCGACGAAGTGGACTTCCACCCGGCCTGGCACCGGCTGCTCGGGCACGCGGTGACCTCCGGGCTGACCGATGCCTGGGGGCGTCCGGCCGGGCACCTGCGCCGGGCCGCCGGGTTCTTCGTCTGGTCGCAGGCCGAGGCGGGGCACGGCTGCCCGATCTCGATGACGCACGCCGCGGTGCCGGCGCTGCGCGCCGATCCGGAGCTGGCCGCGGAATGGGAGCCGCGGCTGACCTCGCACGTGTACGAGCGGGGGTTGCGGCCGGCCGCCGAGAAGGGCGGTGTGCTCTTCGGGATGGGGATGACGGAGAAGCAGGGCGGCAGCGACGTACGGGCGAACACGACGGCCGCGGTGCCGCTGGACGCGTCCGGCGAGTACCTGCTGACCGGGCACAAGTGGTTCTGCTCGGCGCCGATGAGCGACGGCTTCCTGGTGCTGGCGCAGGCTCCGGGAGGTCTGACGTGCTTCCTGGTGCCGCGGGTGCTGCCGGACGGTACGCGCAACGTCTTCGCGATCCAGCGGCTGAAGGACAAGCTGGGCAACAAGTCGAACGCGTCGAGCGAGGTGGAGTTCGACGGGACATGGGCGCGGCGTGTCGGTGAGGAGGGCCGCGGGGTGCGGACCATCATCGAGATGGTCGCGGCGACCCGGCTCGACTGTGTCATCGGTTCGGCCTCGCTGATGCGGCAGGCCCTGACGCAGGCCGTACACCACGCGGAGCACCGCTCTGCTTTCGGAGCACTGCTCATCGACCAGCCGCTGATGCGCAACGTGCTCGCGGACCTCGCCCTGGAGTCGGAGGCCGCCACCACCTTGACCCTGCGCCTGGCGGCCGCCAACGACGCCGGGACCGAGCAGGAGAAGGCCTTCCTGCGGCTGGCCGTGCCCGCCGCCAAGTACTGGGTGACCAAGCGCTGTACGCCGATGGTGGCGGAGGCCCTGGAATGTCTGGGGGGCAACGGCTACGTAGAGGAGTCGGGGCTGCCCAGACTGCTGCGCGAATCCCCCCTCAACTCCATCTGGGAGGGCTCGGGCAACGTACAGGCGCTGGACGTGCTGCGCGCCCTGCAGCGGGAGCCGCAGGCCCTGAACGCCTTCCTCCAGGAGGTCGGCCTGGCCCGGGGCGCCGACCACCGGCTGGATTCGGCCATCAAGGACCTGCTGACGGACCTCGCCGATCTGGACGGGATCGAGGCGCGGGCCCGCCGGGTGGTCGAGCGCATGGCGCTGGTGCTCCAGGGTTCCCTGTTGGTGCGGTGGGCTCCGCCGGAGGTCGCGGACGCCTTCTGCGCCTCGCGGCTGGGCGGTGACTGGGGCGCGGCCTTCGGCACGCTGCCGCACACCCTGGACCTGCGCGCAGTGGTGGAACGGGCTCGGATCACGGGCTAG